A genome region from Mycobacterium florentinum includes the following:
- the eccB gene encoding type VII secretion protein EccB: MAGIRLTTKVQVSGWRFLLRRLEHAIVRRDTRMFDDPLSFYGRSAALGIVISVVILVGALAMAYFKPQGKLAGGNLFVDRSTNQLYLMVSGQLHPVYNLTSARLMLGNPAEPTVVKSAELAKFPRGQTVGIPGAPYATPVSSDSSSVWALCDTVTKAETINPTVQTSVIAMPLSLDSSVDALQPNEALLAYYQGKDWIITSTGRHATDLSDRTLTSAVGIPVNAKPSPLSTAVFNALPDGGSWQLSPIPDDGAPNTLGLPDFLVIGSVFQIHAQSGPQYFVVLPDGVAPINANTAVALRAIQSHGLVEPPSVVSSLVVRIPERVYNSPLPDQSIKIVNRPNEPVLCWTWERKPGEQTPRTAVVTGRHLPIPTTMMSQGIKQIQGPATVYIDGGKYVQLQSPDPRYGESLYYVDPQGVRYGISDPKAAASLGLQSPKPAPWEIIRLLVDGPVLSKEAALLEHDTLPADPSPRKMPAAPGAG; this comes from the coding sequence ATGGCGGGCATCCGGCTTACCACCAAAGTCCAGGTGAGTGGCTGGCGCTTTCTGCTCCGGCGGTTGGAGCATGCCATCGTTCGCCGCGACACCCGGATGTTCGACGATCCGTTGTCCTTCTACGGGCGGTCGGCCGCGCTGGGCATTGTGATCTCGGTGGTGATATTGGTGGGCGCCTTGGCGATGGCGTACTTCAAGCCACAGGGCAAACTCGCCGGCGGCAACTTGTTCGTCGACCGCTCCACCAACCAGCTGTATCTGATGGTGTCCGGCCAATTGCACCCGGTCTACAACCTGACTTCGGCGCGGCTGATGCTCGGCAATCCGGCCGAGCCGACCGTCGTGAAATCCGCCGAGCTGGCCAAGTTCCCCCGGGGCCAGACGGTCGGCATCCCGGGCGCCCCGTACGCCACCCCGGTCTCGTCGGATTCGTCGTCGGTCTGGGCGCTGTGCGACACCGTCACCAAGGCCGAGACCATCAATCCCACCGTGCAGACTTCGGTGATCGCGATGCCGCTGTCGCTGGACTCCTCGGTCGATGCGCTGCAACCCAACGAGGCGCTGCTGGCCTACTACCAAGGCAAAGACTGGATCATCACGTCGACCGGGCGGCACGCCACCGATCTGTCCGACCGAACTCTCACCTCGGCGGTGGGCATACCCGTGAACGCCAAGCCGAGCCCGCTGTCGACCGCCGTGTTCAACGCACTGCCCGACGGCGGATCCTGGCAGCTGAGCCCGATCCCGGACGACGGCGCCCCCAATACCCTTGGGCTGCCTGACTTTCTGGTGATCGGGTCGGTATTCCAGATCCATGCGCAATCCGGGCCGCAGTACTTTGTGGTGCTGCCCGACGGCGTCGCACCGATCAACGCCAACACCGCGGTGGCGCTGCGCGCGATTCAGTCGCACGGGCTGGTCGAGCCGCCGTCGGTGGTATCGAGCCTGGTCGTCAGAATCCCCGAACGGGTGTACAACTCGCCCCTGCCCGACCAATCGATCAAGATCGTCAACCGGCCGAACGAACCGGTGTTGTGCTGGACGTGGGAACGCAAGCCCGGTGAGCAGACACCCAGGACCGCGGTGGTGACCGGTCGGCACCTACCGATCCCGACCACGATGATGAGCCAGGGCATCAAGCAGATCCAGGGCCCGGCAACGGTTTACATCGACGGTGGAAAGTACGTGCAGTTGCAGTCCCCGGATCCCCGGTATGGCGAATCGTTGTACTACGTCGACCCGCAAGGGGTGCGATACGGGATATCCGACCCGAAGGCCGCCGCCTCGCTGGGCCTGCAGTCGCCAAAACCCGCTCCGTGGGAGATCATTCGATTACTGGTCGATGGACCGGTGCTGTCGAAAGAGGCCGCCCTGCTGGAACACGACACCCTGCCCGCCGACCCGAGCCCGCGAAAAATGCCCGCAGCGCCCGGAGCAGGTTGA
- a CDS encoding PPE family protein yields MLWHAMPPELNTARLMAGAGPAPMLQAAAGWEALATSLETEAAELAASMTALSGAWTGTGSERATAASARMVSWLQTAALAARKRGMQAGAQAAAYMKALGMTPSLPEIATNRITTTVLMATNFFGINTMPIGFHETDYFVRMWNQAGGAMDIYAAETAANTVFEPLPEMTPILAPGMDAAAEAETAGAVSMLSQVASESDAGLTSAPTTLLAAAKDAADDAGDLTPTPSGLEQVSQFMGGLGQLSGPMQQLMQPLEQLTSMAGQSGGMGGSTLGDGLTVGGGSLGSGLGKDGAQLGLIGAPPLSSHPLLGGSGPSVGMGLMHAETLPGSGLSGPRTSMISELLDKPGAALAPAGAGAGSSAGAGSAPLGAGAGAHSGAVAKPGLAAPVALAREEEEGTNLHYDELHGIDDGDDW; encoded by the coding sequence ATGCTGTGGCACGCTATGCCACCGGAGCTGAACACCGCACGGCTGATGGCCGGCGCGGGTCCTGCGCCGATGCTCCAGGCCGCCGCGGGGTGGGAGGCGCTGGCCACCAGTCTCGAGACCGAGGCCGCCGAGTTGGCCGCGAGCATGACCGCTCTCTCGGGAGCGTGGACCGGGACCGGCAGCGAGCGTGCTACGGCCGCATCCGCGCGGATGGTGTCGTGGCTGCAGACTGCCGCACTGGCCGCGCGCAAGCGCGGCATGCAGGCCGGGGCCCAGGCCGCCGCGTACATGAAGGCGTTGGGAATGACGCCGTCGCTGCCGGAGATCGCGACGAACAGGATCACCACTACCGTCCTGATGGCCACCAATTTCTTTGGTATCAACACGATGCCGATCGGATTCCACGAAACGGACTATTTCGTCCGAATGTGGAACCAGGCCGGTGGCGCCATGGACATCTACGCCGCCGAAACCGCCGCCAACACCGTCTTCGAGCCGCTTCCCGAGATGACGCCGATCCTCGCCCCCGGAATGGACGCGGCTGCTGAGGCGGAGACGGCCGGGGCAGTGAGCATGCTGTCCCAGGTGGCCTCCGAGTCCGACGCCGGGCTCACGAGTGCGCCGACGACACTGCTCGCGGCGGCCAAGGACGCCGCCGACGACGCGGGCGACCTCACTCCCACACCCTCTGGGCTGGAACAGGTTTCGCAGTTCATGGGCGGGCTCGGGCAGCTGAGCGGACCCATGCAGCAGCTCATGCAGCCACTGGAGCAACTGACATCCATGGCCGGTCAGTCCGGCGGTATGGGCGGTTCCACCTTGGGCGACGGCCTCACGGTGGGCGGCGGCAGTCTCGGCAGCGGACTCGGTAAGGACGGAGCACAGCTCGGCCTGATCGGGGCACCGCCCTTGTCGTCGCATCCGCTGCTGGGTGGCTCGGGCCCGAGCGTCGGCATGGGACTGATGCACGCGGAGACACTTCCGGGTTCCGGTCTGAGCGGGCCCCGCACTTCGATGATCAGCGAGTTGCTCGACAAGCCCGGGGCGGCCCTCGCGCCAGCTGGCGCCGGGGCAGGCTCGTCGGCGGGAGCTGGCTCCGCGCCGCTCGGCGCCGGCGCCGGTGCGCACTCCGGCGCCGTCGCCAAGCCGGGTCTGGCAGCTCCGGTGGCGCTTGCGCGCGAAGAGGAAGAAGGCACCAACCTTCACTACGACGAGCTACACGGCATCGACGACGGAGACGACTGGTGA
- a CDS encoding WXG100 family type VII secretion target, giving the protein MSEAQSWNFSGIEAGASSIAASVQTVQGLLDEGKQSLAKLAEAWGGSGSEAYQAVQNDWQTKSDELNNSLQSLSHTITEASAAMASTEHGVSGMFGG; this is encoded by the coding sequence ATGTCGGAAGCTCAGTCATGGAATTTCAGCGGCATCGAGGCCGGTGCGAGCTCCATCGCGGCATCGGTGCAGACCGTTCAAGGTCTTCTCGACGAAGGAAAGCAGTCGCTCGCCAAGCTCGCCGAGGCGTGGGGCGGCAGCGGTTCGGAGGCCTACCAGGCCGTGCAGAACGACTGGCAGACTAAGTCGGACGAACTCAACAACTCGTTGCAGTCCCTGTCGCACACCATCACCGAGGCCAGTGCGGCGATGGCCAGCACCGAGCACGGTGTCAGCGGCATGTTCGGCGGTTAG
- the eccCb gene encoding type VII secretion protein EccCb, whose product MSVESKGKPLSEVVLDQLSTTESRAYKMWLPPLTNPTPVDELVQRANLQPLYFPLGIMDEPRRHLQEPWGVDVSGGGGNIGIGGAPQTGKSTLLQTLMLSAAVTHTPRQVQFYCIDLGGGGLMYLDGLPHVGGVATRSEPDRVMRVIAEVQAVLRQREATFKEHRVGSIAMYRQLRADPNQPVAADPFGDVFLVIDGWPAFVGEFPDLEANVQTLAAQGLSFGIHTIITTPRWTELKSRVRDYLGTKIEFRLGDVNDTQLDRATRDIPANRPGRGMSIEKHHLMMGAPRLDGVHSTEGLVEAITVAVNHIASHTTEEAPRVRVLPERIHLYELDPNPPGPESDYRTRWTIPVGIRETDLTPAYAHLYAANHILIFGAAKSGKTTIAHAIARAICARNSPDQVRFMLADYRSGLLDAVPETHLLAAGAINRNAQSLDDSIKALAINLQKRLPPADLTASQLRSRSWWTGFDLVLLVDDWHMIVGASGGMPPMMPLAPLLPAASDIGLHIIVTCQMSHAYKSTMDKFVGAAYGAGSPTLLLSGDKADFPSREFQVKRRPPGQGILVSPDGKDVIQAAYIDPPEEVH is encoded by the coding sequence ATGAGTGTGGAGTCGAAGGGCAAACCGCTCAGCGAGGTGGTGCTGGACCAACTCAGCACCACGGAGTCGCGTGCGTACAAAATGTGGCTGCCGCCGTTGACCAATCCGACTCCGGTCGACGAACTCGTCCAGCGCGCCAACCTGCAACCGTTGTACTTCCCGCTGGGGATCATGGACGAGCCACGCCGGCATCTCCAAGAGCCTTGGGGCGTAGACGTTTCCGGCGGCGGCGGCAACATCGGCATTGGCGGTGCGCCGCAGACCGGAAAGTCGACGCTGCTGCAGACCCTGATGCTGTCGGCCGCTGTCACCCACACACCGCGGCAGGTCCAGTTCTACTGCATCGACCTCGGCGGCGGCGGGTTGATGTATCTCGACGGTCTGCCGCACGTCGGCGGGGTGGCAACCCGATCGGAGCCCGACCGGGTCATGCGCGTGATCGCGGAGGTGCAAGCCGTTCTGCGGCAACGAGAGGCCACCTTCAAGGAGCATCGGGTGGGCTCGATCGCGATGTACCGACAGTTGCGCGCGGATCCGAACCAGCCCGTGGCCGCCGACCCGTTCGGCGATGTCTTTCTGGTCATCGATGGATGGCCGGCCTTCGTCGGTGAGTTTCCCGACCTCGAAGCAAACGTCCAAACGCTGGCGGCGCAGGGCCTGTCGTTCGGCATCCACACCATCATCACCACGCCGCGATGGACGGAACTGAAGTCGCGAGTCCGCGACTACCTCGGTACCAAGATCGAGTTCCGGCTCGGTGACGTCAACGACACCCAACTGGACCGCGCCACCCGGGATATCCCGGCGAACCGACCGGGCCGGGGAATGTCGATCGAGAAGCACCACCTGATGATGGGTGCGCCCCGCCTCGACGGCGTGCACAGCACCGAGGGCCTGGTCGAGGCAATCACGGTCGCGGTCAACCACATTGCGTCGCACACCACCGAGGAAGCACCCCGGGTCAGGGTGCTGCCGGAGCGCATCCATCTGTACGAACTCGACCCGAACCCGCCCGGGCCGGAATCCGACTACCGCACGCGCTGGACGATTCCGGTCGGCATCCGCGAGACCGACCTCACGCCGGCCTACGCCCACTTGTACGCGGCGAACCACATCCTGATTTTCGGTGCGGCCAAGTCGGGCAAGACAACCATTGCCCACGCAATCGCCCGCGCGATCTGCGCCCGCAACAGCCCCGACCAAGTGCGCTTCATGCTGGCCGACTATCGGTCCGGACTACTGGACGCGGTGCCGGAGACGCACCTGCTCGCCGCGGGCGCGATCAACCGCAATGCCCAGTCGCTGGACGATTCGATCAAAGCGCTCGCGATTAACCTACAAAAGCGGTTACCGCCGGCCGATCTGACCGCCTCTCAGTTACGGTCGCGGTCATGGTGGACGGGATTCGATCTGGTGCTTTTGGTCGACGATTGGCACATGATCGTCGGTGCTTCCGGAGGGATGCCGCCAATGATGCCGTTGGCTCCATTGTTACCGGCCGCTTCGGATATCGGATTGCACATCATCGTGACCTGCCAAATGAGCCACGCGTATAAGTCGACCATGGACAAGTTCGTCGGCGCCGCCTACGGTGCGGGATCTCCCACCCTGCTCCTCTCCGGCGACAAGGCCGACTTCCCCTCGAGGGAATTTCAGGTCAAGCGTAGGCCCCCTGGCCAGGGTATTCTCGTCTCGCCGGACGGCAAGGACGTCATCCAGGCCGCCTACATCGACCCTCCAGAAGAGGTGCACTGA
- the eccCa gene encoding type VII secretion protein EccCa, with the protein MSTRKFTPSVTRGPRLTPGEIAVVPPEDLGVDVPPSFIQRVMPYVMGVCMLGMIGIMVFTGTKALSPYMMMTPLMMIMMSLSMVGASGGGGGKKVPEINADRKEYLRYLAGLRPRVTSSATAQVAFFSYHAPHPDDLLSIIGTPRQWSRPANADFYAATRIGIGDQPAVDRLMKPSVGGELAGPTAAPQPYLEPVANMWAVKFLRTHGLIHDCPKLLQLRTFPTIAIGGDPAGAAGLLTAMICHLAVFHPPDLLAIRVLTETPDDPEWSWLKWLPHVQHPTDTDAAGPVRMISAHPESLSDLAARGPHSPDSTPGGPYVVVVDLTGGKAGVPPDGRAGVTVFTLGNHRGSNYRIRVAADGTADDRLPGQQFRQVTASTDHMTARQAARVARKLAGWSITGTILDKKASTGGPKKKVATEFYQLVGAKSVEDITPARWKMFADKDLDRLKIPFGHQLKTGEIMTLDIKEGAEFGAGPHGMLIGTTGSGKSEFLRTLILSLVSLHHPDQVNLLLTDFKGGSTFLGMENLPHTAAVITNMAEEAELVGRMGEVLTGELDRRQNLLRQAGLQVGATGALSGVAEYEKYRERGADLKPLPTLFVVVDEFAELLQSHPDFVGLFDRICRVGRSLRVHLLLATQSLQTGGARIDKLEPNLTYRIALRTTSSHESKSVIGTPEAQYITNKESGVGFLRVGMEDPIKFSTLYTGATYVPPVHAETNGEAESVDGARPGPRGVQIRPFTAAPILDDLEDEIPA; encoded by the coding sequence ATGTCTACGAGAAAGTTCACCCCATCGGTCACCCGCGGCCCTCGCTTGACCCCGGGCGAGATCGCCGTCGTACCACCCGAGGACCTCGGTGTCGACGTCCCACCCAGCTTCATCCAGCGGGTCATGCCCTACGTCATGGGTGTGTGCATGCTCGGCATGATCGGCATCATGGTGTTCACCGGCACCAAGGCGCTGTCCCCGTACATGATGATGACGCCGCTGATGATGATCATGATGTCGTTGAGCATGGTGGGCGCCAGTGGTGGCGGCGGCGGCAAGAAGGTGCCCGAGATCAACGCGGACCGCAAGGAGTACCTGCGGTATCTGGCCGGACTTCGCCCGCGGGTGACGTCGTCCGCCACAGCGCAGGTGGCTTTCTTCAGCTATCACGCACCCCATCCCGACGATCTGCTGTCGATCATCGGCACCCCCCGGCAGTGGTCACGCCCGGCCAATGCCGACTTCTACGCCGCCACCCGCATCGGGATCGGCGACCAGCCGGCGGTCGACCGGCTGATGAAGCCGTCGGTCGGCGGTGAGCTGGCGGGTCCGACCGCCGCACCTCAGCCCTATCTGGAGCCGGTCGCCAACATGTGGGCGGTCAAGTTCTTGCGCACCCATGGCCTTATCCACGATTGCCCGAAACTGCTGCAGCTGAGGACATTTCCGACAATCGCCATTGGTGGCGATCCGGCGGGGGCCGCCGGATTGTTGACGGCGATGATCTGTCACCTGGCGGTGTTCCATCCGCCGGACCTGCTGGCGATCCGGGTGCTCACCGAAACCCCGGACGATCCGGAGTGGTCCTGGCTGAAATGGCTACCGCACGTACAGCATCCGACCGACACCGACGCGGCCGGGCCGGTTCGGATGATTTCCGCCCACCCGGAAAGCCTGTCCGATCTCGCCGCGCGCGGTCCGCACTCACCCGATTCGACGCCGGGCGGACCCTACGTCGTCGTCGTGGATCTGACCGGCGGCAAGGCGGGGGTCCCGCCCGACGGCAGGGCCGGAGTCACGGTATTCACGCTGGGCAACCACCGCGGATCGAACTACCGGATCCGGGTGGCCGCGGACGGGACGGCCGACGACCGACTGCCCGGCCAGCAATTCCGGCAGGTGACGGCGAGCACCGACCACATGACAGCCCGGCAGGCCGCGCGCGTCGCGAGAAAGCTGGCGGGGTGGTCGATCACCGGAACCATCCTCGACAAGAAGGCCAGCACCGGCGGCCCCAAGAAGAAAGTGGCGACCGAGTTTTATCAGCTGGTCGGCGCCAAGAGCGTCGAGGACATCACACCGGCACGCTGGAAGATGTTCGCCGACAAAGACCTTGATCGGCTCAAGATCCCGTTTGGTCACCAACTCAAGACCGGCGAGATCATGACTCTGGACATCAAAGAGGGTGCCGAGTTCGGCGCCGGGCCCCACGGCATGCTCATCGGGACCACCGGGTCGGGGAAGTCCGAGTTCTTGCGCACCCTCATCTTGTCGCTGGTTTCACTGCACCATCCGGATCAGGTGAACCTCCTGCTGACCGACTTCAAGGGTGGTTCGACGTTCCTGGGCATGGAGAACCTCCCGCATACCGCCGCGGTCATCACGAACATGGCCGAGGAAGCCGAACTGGTCGGCCGCATGGGTGAGGTGCTGACGGGCGAGCTCGACCGTCGGCAGAATCTGTTGCGCCAGGCCGGTTTGCAAGTCGGTGCAACGGGGGCGCTCTCCGGTGTGGCCGAGTACGAGAAATACCGCGAGCGCGGCGCCGATCTCAAGCCGCTGCCAACGCTTTTCGTTGTCGTCGACGAGTTCGCCGAGTTGCTGCAGAGCCATCCGGACTTCGTCGGGCTTTTCGACCGGATCTGCCGAGTGGGGCGTTCGCTGCGGGTGCATCTGTTGCTCGCCACACAGTCGCTGCAGACCGGTGGGGCGCGCATCGACAAATTGGAGCCCAACCTCACCTACCGGATCGCGCTGCGCACCACCAGCTCTCATGAATCTAAGTCGGTGATCGGAACGCCGGAGGCGCAGTACATCACCAACAAGGAAAGTGGTGTCGGGTTCTTGCGGGTCGGCATGGAGGACCCGATCAAGTTCAGCACGCTGTACACCGGCGCCACCTACGTCCCCCCGGTACACGCCGAAACCAACGGCGAGGCCGAAAGCGTGGACGGCGCGCGCCCTGGTCCCCGGGGTGTGCAAATCCGGCCGTTCACCGCGGCGCCGATCCTCGACGATCTTGAGGACGAGATACCGGCATGA
- a CDS encoding WXG100 family type VII secretion target, whose protein sequence is MAEMKTDASTLSAEAGNFDRIGGELQGVIKGVEHTGSELASHWTGQAGSAAQSALQRFQEAGNAQIKALTDIHEKISQAGVQYQRANEEQASNLQSTAGNMGF, encoded by the coding sequence ATGGCAGAGATGAAAACTGATGCCAGTACCCTCAGCGCCGAGGCCGGGAACTTCGACCGGATCGGTGGCGAGCTTCAGGGTGTCATCAAGGGCGTAGAGCACACCGGCAGCGAATTGGCGAGCCACTGGACCGGTCAGGCCGGCTCGGCGGCGCAGTCTGCGCTGCAACGCTTCCAAGAGGCGGGCAACGCGCAGATCAAGGCGCTCACCGACATTCACGAGAAGATCAGCCAGGCCGGCGTCCAGTACCAGCGCGCGAACGAAGAGCAGGCTTCCAACCTGCAGTCGACCGCCGGCAACATGGGCTTCTGA
- the eccA gene encoding type VII secretion AAA-ATPase EccA: protein MSDHLAGLFESAVGMLPVSESRALDLFTEITNCDETVCDAWVGRIRCGDNDRVTLFRAWYSRKHFGQLSGSAQISMNALGARVPIGGLYGDITYPVNSPLAITIGFAVNEAAQGNYADAMEAVEASPSAGAEHLLSWTKAVIYGEGQRWTEVIDEVRAAGKWPDAFLAAAAGVAHGVAAANLGLFTEAERRLTEANSSPAGEACAQAIAWFLAMTRRSQGNEEAALALLEWLQTTHPSPKVTAALKDPSYRLATTSSEQIAARTDPWDAGSVVADTSGREKLLAEAETELRRQIGLTRVKDQVERYRAATQMARVRAARGMKVAQASKHMIFTGPPGTGKTTIARVVANILAGLGVIQEPKLIETARKDFVAEYEGQSAVKSAKTIDRALGGVLFIDEAYTLVQEREGRSDPFGQEALDTLLARMENDRDRLVVIIAGYSNDIDRLLETNEGLRSRFATRIEFDSYSPEEILEIAKVIAKNNDSVLSVEAAENLLEAAKLLSQRTVRGKAGIDIAGNGRYARQMVEAAEQYRDMRLTQAVDFEELDADFLREINGEDMAEAVASVHARLAITE from the coding sequence ATGAGCGATCATCTGGCCGGCCTGTTCGAAAGTGCGGTCGGCATGCTGCCGGTCTCGGAGTCGCGGGCGCTGGACCTGTTCACCGAGATCACGAATTGCGACGAGACCGTTTGCGACGCATGGGTCGGCCGCATCCGGTGCGGTGACAACGACCGGGTGACCCTGTTCCGGGCCTGGTACTCGCGCAAGCACTTCGGGCAGCTGTCGGGATCTGCCCAGATCTCGATGAACGCCCTGGGCGCCCGGGTTCCGATCGGCGGCCTCTACGGCGACATCACGTATCCGGTCAACTCGCCGTTGGCGATCACCATCGGCTTCGCGGTGAACGAAGCGGCACAGGGCAACTACGCGGATGCCATGGAAGCCGTCGAGGCCAGTCCGAGCGCCGGTGCCGAACACCTGTTGTCGTGGACCAAGGCCGTGATCTACGGGGAAGGGCAGCGCTGGACCGAGGTCATCGACGAAGTCCGGGCCGCCGGCAAGTGGCCGGACGCCTTTCTGGCCGCTGCGGCCGGCGTCGCGCATGGGGTCGCCGCGGCCAACCTCGGTTTGTTCACGGAAGCCGAGCGCCGCCTGACCGAGGCGAACTCCTCACCCGCCGGTGAAGCGTGTGCACAGGCCATCGCCTGGTTTTTGGCGATGACCCGCCGCAGCCAGGGGAACGAGGAAGCTGCGTTAGCCCTGCTGGAGTGGCTGCAGACCACCCACCCCAGCCCCAAAGTGACTGCGGCACTGAAGGATCCGTCCTACCGCCTGGCAACGACCAGCTCCGAGCAGATCGCAGCCCGAACCGACCCCTGGGATGCGGGCAGCGTCGTGGCCGACACCTCGGGTCGCGAAAAGCTGCTCGCCGAAGCGGAAACCGAGCTGCGCCGGCAGATCGGGCTCACCCGGGTCAAGGACCAAGTCGAGCGATACCGCGCCGCGACCCAGATGGCGCGGGTTCGTGCCGCGCGCGGCATGAAAGTCGCGCAGGCGAGCAAGCACATGATCTTCACCGGGCCGCCGGGTACCGGTAAGACGACGATCGCGCGCGTGGTCGCCAACATCCTGGCGGGTTTGGGCGTCATCCAGGAACCGAAACTCATCGAGACGGCACGTAAGGATTTCGTCGCCGAATACGAAGGGCAGTCCGCGGTCAAGTCCGCCAAGACGATCGACCGCGCCCTGGGCGGTGTGCTGTTCATCGACGAGGCCTACACGCTCGTTCAGGAACGAGAAGGTCGGTCCGACCCGTTCGGGCAAGAGGCGCTTGACACGCTGCTGGCCCGGATGGAAAACGACCGTGACCGTCTTGTGGTGATCATCGCCGGCTACAGCAACGACATCGATAGACTGCTGGAGACCAACGAAGGACTGCGGTCCCGGTTCGCCACCCGTATCGAATTCGACTCCTACTCCCCCGAGGAGATTCTCGAAATCGCAAAAGTCATCGCAAAGAACAACGACTCGGTGCTGAGCGTGGAAGCGGCCGAGAACCTGCTGGAGGCGGCGAAGCTGCTGAGCCAGCGGACGGTGCGCGGCAAGGCCGGCATCGACATCGCGGGCAACGGACGCTACGCACGGCAAATGGTCGAGGCCGCAGAACAATACCGCGATATGCGGCTGACCCAGGCGGTCGACTTCGAAGAGCTCGACGCCGACTTCCTGCGCGAGATCAACGGCGAGGACATGGCGGAAGCGGTGGCCTCGGTGCACGCACGGCTCGCCATTACCGAGTAA
- the eccD gene encoding type VII secretion integral membrane protein EccD translates to MSAPTATDSAAGAGAAAAPAAPGAAPAKPSTTRVTILTGRRMTDVVLPSTAPIETYIDDTVAVVAEILGETPADVLAGFDFAAQGAWTFARPGAPPLQADQSLDDAVVVDGSLLTLVSVSRTERYRPLVEDVIDAIAVLDESPEFDRAALNRFVGVAIPVVTMAMTGIGAVAWVANGHHMWWPIGLGAAGLLVLMGSWAANKFYRNPNLSESLLATAFPLIVVAVAMAIPRPRGMTSSFGPPQLAAGAAAVLFLTLITRGGPRHRTELASFAAVTSLTLTAAAFAYGYGWQQWVPALAIVFGLFTVTNAAKLTVVFARIALPPIPAPGETVEHEELLDPIAGEEAPEDKETRTWQAIIASVPDSAARLTERSQVAKQLLIGFITAGTLVLVAGVIGILVRGHFFVHSLVVAGLVTMMCAFRSRLYAEPWCAWSLLAATVAIPIGVTIRLSIWYPQSARWFVVVLLVAALVALAVVAAAAGVRRITPVMKRSLELFDGAVVAAIVPLLLWITGVYDTVRNIQF, encoded by the coding sequence TTGAGCGCGCCCACCGCCACTGATTCTGCTGCCGGTGCCGGAGCCGCGGCCGCTCCGGCCGCCCCGGGCGCTGCCCCCGCCAAGCCCTCGACCACGCGGGTAACGATCCTCACCGGCCGACGGATGACCGATGTCGTGCTGCCGTCGACGGCACCGATCGAAACCTATATCGACGACACGGTCGCGGTGGTGGCGGAAATCCTGGGCGAAACACCCGCGGACGTTCTCGCCGGTTTCGACTTCGCCGCGCAAGGCGCGTGGACGTTTGCCCGCCCGGGCGCCCCGCCGCTGCAAGCCGACCAATCCCTCGATGACGCGGTCGTCGTCGACGGGTCGCTGCTCACCCTGGTGTCGGTGAGCCGCACCGAACGGTACCGCCCGCTCGTCGAGGACGTCATCGACGCGATCGCGGTGCTTGACGAATCGCCGGAGTTCGACCGGGCGGCACTGAATCGTTTTGTCGGGGTGGCAATTCCGGTCGTGACGATGGCAATGACCGGAATCGGGGCCGTGGCGTGGGTGGCCAACGGCCACCACATGTGGTGGCCGATCGGGTTGGGCGCTGCGGGATTGCTTGTCCTGATGGGCAGCTGGGCCGCCAACAAGTTCTACCGGAATCCGAACTTGTCGGAGAGCCTGCTGGCGACCGCGTTCCCGTTGATCGTGGTGGCCGTGGCGATGGCCATCCCGCGGCCACGCGGAATGACGAGTTCGTTTGGGCCGCCACAGCTCGCCGCCGGCGCTGCGGCCGTTTTGTTCCTGACGCTGATCACGCGCGGCGGCCCTCGCCACCGTACCGAGCTTGCGTCGTTTGCCGCGGTCACGTCTCTCACGCTCACCGCGGCGGCCTTCGCGTACGGATACGGTTGGCAGCAATGGGTTCCGGCCCTGGCGATCGTGTTCGGCTTGTTCACCGTGACGAACGCCGCCAAGTTGACCGTCGTCTTCGCGCGGATCGCCCTGCCGCCCATTCCGGCTCCCGGCGAGACCGTCGAACACGAGGAATTACTCGATCCCATTGCCGGCGAAGAGGCGCCCGAAGACAAAGAAACGCGGACCTGGCAGGCCATCATCGCGTCGGTGCCCGATTCGGCCGCGCGGCTCACCGAGCGCAGCCAGGTGGCCAAACAGCTGCTGATCGGTTTCATCACGGCGGGCACCCTGGTTCTGGTTGCCGGTGTCATCGGGATCTTGGTACGGGGACACTTCTTCGTGCACAGCCTGGTGGTGGCGGGACTGGTGACGATGATGTGCGCGTTCAGGTCGCGTCTGTACGCCGAGCCCTGGTGTGCGTGGTCGTTGCTGGCGGCCACGGTCGCCATCCCGATCGGGGTGACCATCCGGTTGAGCATCTGGTATCCGCAGAGCGCTCGCTGGTTCGTGGTCGTTCTGTTGGTCGCGGCCCTGGTTGCACTAGCGGTGGTCGCGGCGGCCGCCGGGGTTCGACGTATTACGCCGGTGATGAAGCGGTCATTGGAATTGTTCGACGGCGCGGTGGTCGCGGCGATCGTTCCCTTGCTGCTCTGGATAACCGGTGTTTACGACACAGTTCGCAATATCCAATTCTGA